The following coding sequences lie in one Peribacillus frigoritolerans genomic window:
- a CDS encoding MIP/aquaporin family protein — MTPFWGEVLGTMILVLFGAGIGAGSSLKGSYAKDAGWIVITIAWGLAVTMGVFAVGSISGAHLNPAVTVGFAIIGEFPWSDVPGYIVAQMIGAILGATLVFLHYLPHWKATDDPGAKLGVFATSPAIPHTFSNLLSEMIGTFILILGLLFIGANDFTEGLNPFAVGLLIVVIGMSLGGTTGYAINPARDLGPRIAHFLLPIPGKGNSNWGYSWIPVVGPIVGGSLGAVCYKAFFMGEITAGFWSVMGASLVLLIVAYAFGKKQSHELDSRNIAS; from the coding sequence ATGACTCCATTTTGGGGAGAAGTGTTAGGCACGATGATATTAGTTTTATTCGGAGCAGGTATTGGGGCAGGTTCATCCTTAAAGGGTTCCTATGCAAAAGATGCCGGCTGGATCGTTATCACGATTGCGTGGGGATTGGCTGTTACCATGGGTGTTTTTGCAGTCGGTTCCATAAGCGGGGCGCATTTAAACCCGGCGGTCACAGTAGGGTTTGCCATTATTGGAGAATTTCCATGGAGTGATGTGCCCGGTTACATCGTTGCCCAGATGATTGGCGCGATTCTCGGCGCAACTCTAGTATTCCTGCACTATTTGCCACACTGGAAAGCTACGGATGATCCAGGGGCGAAGCTTGGTGTATTCGCGACTTCACCTGCAATCCCGCACACATTTTCAAATCTATTAAGTGAGATGATTGGAACTTTCATCCTTATTCTTGGTCTATTATTTATAGGGGCCAATGATTTTACAGAGGGTCTAAACCCATTCGCAGTCGGGTTATTGATTGTCGTGATCGGGATGTCACTTGGGGGAACGACAGGATACGCCATTAACCCGGCCCGCGACCTGGGGCCGCGCATCGCTCACTTTTTGCTGCCGATACCTGGTAAAGGCAATTCCAACTGGGGCTATTCATGGATTCCGGTCGTTGGACCGATTGTAGGGGGTTCACTTGGTGCCGTTTGTTATAAAGCATTCTTTATGGGGGAAATAACGGCAGGATTTTGGTCTGTTATGGGTGCAAGCCTGGTACTATTGATAGTAGCCTATGCTTTTGGTAAAAAACAGTCACATGAATTGGATAGCAGAAATATCGCTAGTTAA